A single Nicotiana tabacum cultivar K326 chromosome 5, ASM71507v2, whole genome shotgun sequence DNA region contains:
- the LOC107815405 gene encoding F-box protein SKIP24 — protein MSASALPDELWRRILEIGIEFYNFNYKDLCCLSITCRRLNRLSDDDSLWSSLFSADFPQYPIKQHRSSSSVSNKSLYKIRYEKIREQKALAHRRAVLRIQSEINEHSRRIREMELRSAEEKEKMKNTVAEFLNLRKIRQASVALNVWQPEVVRGKQKQIVEQCNVPVNNRIHAIEMELKLCKQQVEGFEKALRVEKRRMQAAKEKLASVEYHPLRDFNLAVTPIAEQAMRKRLRTSSSKETRS, from the exons ATGTCGGCATCAGCTTTACCGGACGAGCTATGGAGACGAATCCTTGAAATCGGAATTGAATTCTACAACTTCAACTACAAAGATCTTTGCTGCCTCTCCATAACTTGCAGACGTCTCAACCGACTCTCCGACGACGATTCTCTTTGGTCCTCTTTGTTCTCCGCCGATTTTCCCCAATATCCTATTAAGCAACATCGTTCGTCTTCTTCTGTCTCCAATAAATCGCTCTACAAAATAAG ATATGAAAAAATCCGAGAACAGAAGGCTTTGGCCCATAGAAGGGCCGTTTTAAGAATTCAGAGTGAAATTAATGAGCATTCTAGGAGGATTCGGGAGATGGAACTTCGATCTGCAGAGGAGAAAGAGAAGATGAAGAACACTGTTGCTGAGTTTTTAAATTTGCGTAAAATCAG GCAAGCCTCAGTTGCACTAAATGTTTGGCAGCCGGAGGTTGTCCGAGGTAAGCAAAAGCAGATAGTTGAGCAATGCAATGTACCTGTTAACAACCGTATCCATGCCATTGAGATGGAGCTCAAGCTTTGCAAACAGCAAGTTGAAGGGTTTGAGAAGGCCCTT AGAGTTGAAAAAAGGAGAATGCAAGCAGCAAAGGAAAAGCTGGCTTCAGTAGAATATCACCCCTTGCGAGATTTTAACTTAGCAGTCACACCGATTGCTGAACAGGCCATGAGAAAAAGATTAAGAACATCATCAAGT AAGGAAACTAGGAGTTGA